One region of Catenuloplanes indicus genomic DNA includes:
- a CDS encoding DUF6318 family protein translates to MTVQKVLAGRYELRSPAGVGPHGTLWRAGVAETAETRAVKILTSEYARDERLVNRLLRDTPVLGDRVHPAWVPVAEVIAEDDTVALVSELIDGVDLRRRLSRTGPVPLAEALTVAASCADALTAAHGRGIVHGDLKPSNLLLTAPGQLRITDARLAWLLRSIPGRRAPEPSDDIQQLGALLHEMITGGPLSADAAASGSSPALPAGLVVLIQACLAAPPTDRPTAQEMAAQLRIIAGEPARPPAADAARTPITDEVAGPPAATDGRQSPPAAGDIGYTGRRRAEPDATEPEPRGGRSNPSGPVPASASPYSSGGVPAWNSPTSSGGRRLQTAMLLKGLPMPRPADRAPSPETPAGTPGATPVAGDPPTFAEPGATPGPSASGGHPRTVTGPGASQGSPATAKPRVPAERPAAVDPPRAPADTPIPADPSGSERRTSASPLTSGEGHDAARPASVTSRRIRTDPQSPPKPPVSAASLADAAPRAAADPRAAAAPQASASPQASGSAQVSAAPQASAVPLVSANTREPIDPQVSATPGASATPGASATPGACATPGASATPDVAPPTPRAFTNREASGDPGAAERDAAAPSGVSDGPRSEADAAGRENSPEPAHPEDSGRPLIAREPQVRAGGAVPAEPAGSGTPGRATPSQSQESPVMRPRKDSGNRWAPAASEDAPPGSDPAAPDRNAATGKPATSIDRPPSEHAPARPADSAPTRPVTGNRTVPDSGPARSPAPRPRSSAGPGTSGAWRVVAAPPPQPGGATWAPDGSGPGGPGSAASDTGGARLAGSGPAGSGHAGRRAGSEPAGSGRPDSDSAGSGRAGSGPAGAGSAGASSAAPGAGSSGPGSAGSAGGRPADARPAPADRPPARPRRQQTVAAAGVLATAVATGAVLLAVNYTTGGGAGRDAAPQPPAGSVTASNSAPLPSGAVSELSSEGAKLFVPYFFSTLDHALRTGDTSALAAASDPACTACAAAIASIAGAYRDGGAIKEAGYVVRSVNPDSFFTLDRPILRVVVDRSPGTVLGPDGRPARTLPRLTFLSCQVALVRSGDTWVVSDLQTTAPLA, encoded by the coding sequence ATGACGGTGCAGAAGGTGCTGGCCGGCAGGTACGAGCTGCGATCGCCGGCCGGGGTCGGCCCGCACGGCACGCTGTGGCGGGCCGGCGTGGCCGAGACCGCGGAAACCCGCGCGGTGAAGATCCTGACCAGCGAGTACGCCCGGGACGAACGACTGGTCAACCGGCTGCTCCGGGACACGCCGGTGCTCGGCGATCGGGTGCACCCCGCCTGGGTACCGGTCGCCGAGGTGATCGCGGAGGACGACACGGTCGCGCTCGTCTCCGAGCTGATCGACGGCGTCGACCTGCGCCGCCGGCTGTCCCGCACCGGCCCGGTGCCGCTCGCGGAGGCGCTCACCGTCGCCGCGTCCTGCGCGGACGCACTGACCGCCGCACACGGACGCGGCATCGTGCACGGCGACCTCAAGCCGAGCAACCTGCTGCTGACCGCCCCCGGCCAGCTGAGGATCACCGACGCCCGCCTCGCCTGGCTCCTCCGCAGCATCCCCGGCCGCCGCGCCCCCGAACCGTCGGACGACATCCAGCAACTCGGCGCGCTGCTCCACGAAATGATCACCGGCGGCCCGCTGTCCGCCGACGCCGCGGCCTCGGGTTCCTCCCCGGCCCTGCCGGCCGGACTCGTCGTTCTCATCCAGGCCTGCCTGGCCGCACCACCCACGGACCGGCCGACCGCCCAGGAAATGGCCGCGCAACTCCGCATCATCGCGGGCGAACCGGCCCGGCCGCCGGCTGCCGACGCGGCTCGGACACCGATCACCGACGAAGTGGCCGGGCCGCCCGCCGCGACCGATGGGCGGCAATCGCCGCCGGCGGCGGGGGACATCGGGTACACCGGGCGACGGCGAGCGGAGCCGGATGCAACCGAACCGGAGCCGCGCGGCGGCCGATCGAATCCGAGTGGTCCGGTTCCGGCGAGCGCCTCGCCGTACAGCAGCGGCGGGGTGCCGGCCTGGAACTCGCCGACCAGCAGCGGCGGCCGGCGTCTGCAGACGGCGATGCTGCTGAAGGGCCTCCCGATGCCGCGGCCGGCCGACCGGGCGCCGTCGCCGGAGACACCGGCCGGGACACCCGGCGCTACGCCGGTGGCGGGCGACCCACCGACGTTCGCGGAGCCGGGCGCCACGCCGGGCCCGTCGGCGTCGGGTGGGCACCCTCGGACCGTCACCGGCCCGGGGGCGTCTCAGGGTTCCCCGGCCACCGCGAAACCGCGGGTGCCGGCCGAGCGGCCGGCCGCCGTCGACCCGCCGCGGGCCCCGGCCGATACGCCGATCCCGGCGGATCCGTCGGGTTCGGAGCGTCGCACATCAGCGAGTCCGCTCACCTCCGGCGAAGGGCACGATGCGGCACGGCCGGCGTCCGTCACGAGTCGCCGCATCCGCACGGATCCACAAAGCCCTCCGAAGCCGCCGGTTTCAGCGGCTTCACTGGCTGACGCCGCGCCGCGGGCTGCCGCGGATCCGCGAGCCGCCGCTGCTCCGCAGGCATCGGCGTCCCCGCAGGCATCCGGGTCCGCGCAGGTCTCCGCGGCTCCGCAGGCATCCGCGGTCCCGCTGGTGTCCGCGAATACGCGGGAGCCCATAGACCCGCAGGTTTCCGCGACGCCGGGTGCTTCCGCGACGCCGGGTGCTTCCGCGACGCCGGGTGCTTGCGCGACGCCGGGTGCTTCCGCGACGCCGGATGTTGCTCCCCCGACGCCGAGGGCTTTCACGAACCGCGAGGCCAGCGGAGACCCGGGTGCCGCTGAGCGGGATGCGGCCGCGCCGTCGGGAGTATCGGACGGCCCGCGATCCGAGGCGGATGCGGCCGGCCGGGAGAACTCACCCGAGCCGGCGCACCCGGAGGACTCCGGGCGGCCGCTGATTGCCCGGGAGCCGCAGGTCCGCGCCGGTGGTGCCGTCCCGGCCGAGCCAGCCGGCTCCGGCACGCCCGGCCGGGCGACTCCGTCGCAGTCCCAGGAATCGCCGGTCATGCGGCCCCGTAAGGACTCCGGGAACCGATGGGCCCCGGCGGCATCGGAGGATGCGCCGCCCGGCTCGGATCCCGCGGCCCCGGACCGGAACGCGGCGACCGGGAAGCCCGCGACCTCGATCGACCGCCCGCCGAGCGAGCACGCGCCGGCCCGTCCCGCCGACTCCGCGCCCACCCGGCCGGTGACGGGAAATCGGACCGTTCCGGACTCCGGACCGGCCCGGTCGCCCGCGCCCCGCCCGCGGTCGAGTGCGGGTCCCGGCACATCCGGAGCTTGGCGGGTTGTCGCGGCGCCCCCGCCTCAGCCGGGCGGCGCCACGTGGGCGCCCGACGGGTCAGGGCCCGGAGGCCCCGGCTCTGCCGCTTCGGACACGGGTGGCGCACGCCTCGCCGGTTCCGGCCCGGCTGGTTCCGGCCACGCCGGCCGCCGGGCCGGTTCGGAGCCGGCTGGTTCCGGTCGCCCCGATTCGGACTCGGCTGGTTCCGGCCGCGCCGGTTCGGGGCCCGCGGGTGCGGGTTCCGCCGGTGCGAGCTCCGCGGCTCCCGGTGCCGGATCGTCCGGGCCCGGATCGGCCGGATCCGCGGGTGGGAGGCCGGCGGACGCGCGCCCGGCTCCCGCGGATCGCCCACCGGCCCGGCCCCGGCGGCAGCAGACGGTTGCCGCCGCCGGTGTCCTCGCCACCGCGGTCGCGACCGGCGCAGTGCTGCTCGCGGTCAACTACACGACCGGCGGCGGTGCCGGACGCGATGCGGCGCCGCAGCCGCCGGCGGGCAGCGTGACCGCGTCGAACTCCGCGCCGCTGCCGAGCGGTGCCGTGTCGGAACTGAGCAGTGAGGGCGCGAAGCTGTTCGTACCGTACTTCTTCAGCACGCTGGATCACGCGCTGCGCACCGGGGACACGTCCGCGCTGGCGGCGGCGAGCGATCCGGCCTGCACCGCGTGCGCGGCGGCGATCGCGTCGATCGCCGGCGCGTACCGCGACGGGGGTGCGATCAAGGAAGCCGGGTACGTGGTCCGCAGCGTCAACCCGGACAGCTTCTTCACGCTGGACCGCCCGATCCTGCGCGTGGTCGTCGACCGCAGCCCCGGCACCGTGCTCGGCCCGGACGGGCGGCCGGCCCGGACGCTGCCCCGCCTCACGTTCCTGTCCTGCCAGGTGGCGCTGGTCCGGTCCGGGGACACCTGGGTCGTCAGCGACCTGCAGACCACTGCCCCACTCGCCTGA
- a CDS encoding alpha amylase C-terminal domain-containing protein, which translates to MQEFRYARDLKRVFQNENLAYLKNFGEGWGYLPSGRSAVFVDNHDTERVGDTLNYKNGADYTLANVFMPAWPYGSPDVNSGYEWTNKDAGPPNGGTVTSCWTDGWKWQHAWPQIENMTAFRNAAGDTPVTAWWDTGADQIAFGRGDRAYLAINHESTALTRTFQIALPAGTYCDVQHGERTTAGGCIGTTYTVDAAGRFTATIPGQDAIALYR; encoded by the coding sequence GTGCAGGAGTTCCGGTACGCGCGGGACCTCAAGCGCGTGTTCCAGAACGAGAACCTGGCGTACCTGAAGAACTTCGGCGAGGGCTGGGGCTACCTGCCGTCCGGCCGGTCCGCGGTGTTCGTCGACAACCACGACACCGAGCGGGTCGGCGACACGCTCAACTACAAGAACGGCGCGGACTACACGCTGGCGAACGTGTTCATGCCGGCCTGGCCGTACGGCTCACCGGACGTCAACTCCGGCTACGAGTGGACGAACAAGGACGCCGGCCCGCCGAACGGCGGCACCGTGACCTCCTGCTGGACGGACGGCTGGAAGTGGCAGCACGCGTGGCCGCAGATCGAGAACATGACGGCGTTCCGTAACGCCGCCGGCGATACCCCGGTCACGGCCTGGTGGGACACCGGCGCCGACCAGATCGCGTTCGGCCGCGGCGACCGGGCCTACCTGGCGATCAACCACGAGTCCACGGCCCTGACCCGCACGTTCCAGATCGCACTGCCGGCCGGTACGTACTGCGACGTCCAGCACGGCGAACGCACCACGGCCGGCGGCTGCATCGGCACCACCTACACGGTCGACGCAGCCGGCCGCTTCACTGCCACCATCCCGGGCCAGGACGCGATCGCGCTCTACCGCTGA
- a CDS encoding sulfotransferase family protein: protein MTETSGPRLAPWVGPANAVLGLADPLLRASSRFPRLQRAAGLHTADEEDAGFLDGMRTLHEHIQAADLTPMGRIAMRMEVRRRLANRRRVRDVLRARPGLADSPVARPVFVTGLPRTGTSLLHGLLGHRTGARAPMFWQLLHPAARGAEAAGRRVSTRMLAGLYYAMMPAMRTIHPLAAAEPEECVFLLPHNGVHLTRVPMPGYRSWYDAHDFTPDYAYLKRQLQVLQRGDTPQWVLKSPCHLGHLDALLTAFPDAVIVTTRRDPAVALASWASFCEATLRMHNHRVDLADIGRTWLDYWTRAAERADAVRKDATADFVDVEYDDLVADPAGTTAAIWTRAGTPLPPADRAALTAFAARDRRRAPGTHRYTLERYGLDEHTVRAAFAGTTVAG, encoded by the coding sequence ATGACGGAAACATCGGGCCCGCGCCTGGCTCCCTGGGTCGGTCCGGCGAACGCGGTGCTCGGCCTCGCCGACCCGCTGCTGCGCGCCTCGTCCCGGTTCCCGCGGCTGCAACGCGCCGCCGGGCTGCACACCGCGGACGAGGAGGACGCCGGCTTCCTGGACGGCATGCGGACGCTCCACGAGCACATCCAGGCCGCGGACCTGACGCCGATGGGCCGGATCGCGATGCGGATGGAGGTCCGGCGCCGCCTGGCGAACCGCCGCCGGGTACGCGACGTGCTACGGGCCCGCCCCGGGCTCGCGGACTCGCCGGTCGCCCGGCCGGTCTTCGTCACCGGACTGCCGCGCACCGGCACGTCGCTGCTGCACGGGCTGCTCGGTCACCGTACCGGTGCCAGGGCTCCGATGTTCTGGCAGTTGCTGCACCCGGCCGCGCGCGGCGCCGAGGCGGCCGGCCGCCGGGTCTCCACCCGGATGCTGGCCGGCCTGTACTACGCGATGATGCCCGCGATGCGCACCATCCACCCGCTCGCCGCGGCCGAGCCGGAGGAGTGCGTGTTCCTGCTGCCGCACAACGGCGTCCACCTGACCCGGGTGCCGATGCCCGGCTACCGCAGCTGGTACGACGCGCACGACTTCACGCCCGACTACGCCTACCTCAAGCGGCAGCTCCAGGTGCTGCAACGGGGCGACACGCCACAGTGGGTGCTGAAGTCCCCCTGCCATCTCGGTCACCTCGACGCGCTGCTGACCGCGTTCCCGGACGCGGTGATCGTCACGACCCGCCGGGACCCCGCGGTCGCGCTCGCCTCCTGGGCCAGCTTCTGCGAGGCGACGCTGCGCATGCACAACCACCGCGTCGACCTGGCCGACATCGGCCGCACCTGGCTCGACTACTGGACCCGGGCCGCGGAACGGGCCGACGCGGTCCGGAAGGACGCCACCGCGGACTTCGTCGACGTGGAGTACGACGACCTGGTGGCCGACCCGGCCGGCACCACGGCCGCGATCTGGACCCGGGCCGGCACGCCGTTGCCCCCGGCGGACCGGGCCGCACTCACCGCGTTCGCCGCCCGGGACCGCCGCCGCGCCCCCGGCACCCACCGCTACACGCTGGAGCGCTACGGCCTGGACGAGCACACCGTCCGCGCCGCGTTCGCCGGTACGACCGTGGCCGGTTAG
- a CDS encoding alpha/beta fold hydrolase: protein MTQKNHVLIPGAWHGAWVWQPVAHRLRAAGHRALPLTMPGVDGDPSGVTLADAVGHVVDTIVRLDLHDVTLIAHSWGGYPATGAAVRVPERIAEVVYVSAVVPRAGVSQADELVPEMGAFVRGAIESSGGTVPIDLGSVQTVLLPGEPEPVQRLVAELLVPHPGAYFLDTLDEATLRVPARYVLAEDDIALAKPGAEFAARLGVEPVLVPGGHEALLTHPDEVAAAILKTA, encoded by the coding sequence GTGACACAGAAGAACCATGTCCTGATCCCCGGCGCCTGGCACGGCGCGTGGGTGTGGCAGCCGGTCGCCCACCGGCTGCGCGCGGCCGGGCACCGCGCGCTGCCACTGACCATGCCGGGCGTGGACGGCGACCCGTCCGGCGTGACCCTCGCGGACGCGGTCGGCCACGTCGTCGACACGATCGTCCGGCTCGACCTGCACGACGTGACGCTGATCGCGCACAGCTGGGGCGGTTACCCGGCGACCGGCGCTGCGGTGCGCGTGCCGGAGCGGATCGCGGAGGTGGTGTACGTCAGCGCGGTCGTGCCGCGCGCCGGGGTGTCCCAGGCCGACGAGCTGGTGCCGGAGATGGGCGCGTTCGTCCGCGGCGCGATCGAGTCGTCCGGGGGGACCGTGCCGATCGACCTCGGCTCGGTGCAGACGGTGCTGCTGCCGGGCGAGCCGGAACCGGTCCAGCGGCTGGTCGCGGAGCTGCTGGTGCCGCACCCGGGCGCGTACTTCCTGGACACGCTGGACGAGGCGACGCTGCGCGTGCCCGCCCGCTATGTGCTGGCGGAGGACGACATCGCGCTGGCGAAGCCGGGCGCGGAGTTCGCGGCCCGGCTCGGGGTCGAGCCGGTGCTGGTCCCGGGCGGCCACGAGGCCCTGCTCACCCACCCGGACGAGGTGGCGGCCGCAATACTCAAGACCGCCTGA